The Streptococcus sanguinis genome contains the following window.
TTGCGACACCTGATATGGATGAGCAGAAGCTAGCAGACAAGCTCTACGAGATTTCAGCGGAGAATTTTGGTCGCAGAGTCTATGAGTTTTATCTGGATTTAACCATTTCCAAGGACTTCCATAACGAGCTTAGCCCAGAGGAAAGTGCTGCCAAGCGTCTGGCCAAGACAGTGGCCTATCTGCCTGGCAAGGTCATCTCTCTTCCAATCAATGGATCCGTTCGTATCCTCAAAGCTTCGAGTAAGCAAGTGAAAAAAATCAGGAATATTACTAAATTATTAGAATAGAAACATGCCTTGTATCATTGTGTCAATAGCTATTTATGCAAGGTTCTGTTTAGAAATAGAGGAGAAATCTTATGAAAAAATATCTCAAACAGTTTCCTTGGCTGCTTTTGTTCTATGGCATTTTCATTGCTTCAGATTGGATTTGGCAAGAGCTTTGGAGATATCTTATAGACAATACAGAAAGTGTAGAAAGTGTTTTGAACTGGCTTTCAAACCTTAATATTTTGTATTATCTTTTACTGCTGCCCTTGGTTGCTGCAGTGATTGTTTATATAAATACTCGGATGCAAGGCTTTTCACTGCCTTTTCTTCTTTTGATTCCTGGTGTCCATTATTATTACCTATTCAAAAATTTTTTTGACGGACTTTTTTACTCAGGAGACGAGATTTATAATCCAATCACTTCAACGCTTTATAATGCTAGGGATATTCATGTCTTGTTATTCCTTTCTTTGGGAGGAATGCTTTTGGCAGAGCAACACCGTAAAAAACGTCAAGCAGCCACTTTGAGTCAAGAGGCTCTCAATCGTTTTTCTCGTTTTGATGGTCAATAGCTCTTGCAAATTTCTCCAATCGTGCTATAATGTTTTCTAGAGACAAATCACCTGCAGGAAATCTTTTAGAGAGCGCGTGGAGCTGGAAATCGCGTAGAGGATGCAGTTGGGACTACTCTATTAGCTTTTATGCAAACATAAAACGGTGGCTACGTTAGAGCCGATTCGAGGTGTAAGTCTTTTGACTTGCATAAATGAAGGTGGAACCACGTTGCGACGTCCTTTTTGGATGTCGTTTTTTTGTTTTCATTTTTCTTTTGTTACTTTTGGGGTGGCGAGAGAGGACTTTTCCTTTGCTACAATATTAAAAAAATAAAATGAATAAAGGAGATCTGTATGGGATTCAAATTTGAAGAAATTAAGGCTTATTTAATGAAACATGGCTTAGATTCTAGCATAGCTGAGTCGCTGCATGCGGTTTATGGAACTCAGCGCTTGGGAGGCACTGCAAATGCCTACTTTTTAATTGTTTTTACCGAGACAGGAATATACATCATTTCTATTACCCCTATGGGGAAATTAGGAGAGGTTGTAGGAGAATTTTCAGCAGAAGATATCAAAGCATATCAATTTAAGAAGCGCTTGTTCATAGGATATAAACTTAAATTTTCGATGAATGATAAACAGAGTTTTGAATTTAATGTTAATAAGGTAATGATTGGTGCAGGCTGGCATAAAACTGAGCTACAAAAGATTCTAGAAACAAACTATTACAATAAAAGAATAGATTCTTAAAATATTTGGATGATAGATAAGGAGAAAACTCATGATTAAGATTACTTTCCCAGATGGCGCTGTGTGTGAATTCGAATCTGGCGTGACAACTTTTGAAATTGCTCAATCTATCAGCAATTCCCTAGCTAAAAAAGCTTTGGCTGGTAAATTCAACGGCAAATTGATTGATACGACTCGTGCCATCACGAAAGATGGTGCCATTGAAATCGTGACACCTGAACACGAAGATGCTTTAGATATCCTGCGTCACTCTGCGGCTCACTTGTTTGCGCAAGCAGCTCGCCGCCTTTTCCCAGATATTCACTTGGGTGTTGGTCCTGCCATTCAGGATGGTTTCTACTACGATACGGACAATGAAACAGGGCAAATTTCAAATGAAGACCTGCCTCGTATCGAAGAAGAAATGAAGAAAATCGTCAAAGAAAACTTCCCATCTATCCGTGAGGAAGTGACTAAAGATGAGGCGCGTGAAATTTTCAAAAACGATCCATACAAGTTGGAATTGATTGAAGAGCACTCAGAAGATGAGGGCGGTTTGACCATCTACCGTCAGGGTGAATACGTGGATCTCTGCCGTGGGCCTCACGTTCCATCTACAGGTCGTATCCAAATCTTCCACCTCTTGAACGTAGCCGGTGCATACTGGCGCGGGAACAGCGACAATGCTATGATGCAGCGGGTCTATGGTACCGCTTGGTTTGACAAGAAAGACCTGAAGAAATATCTGCAAATGCGGGAAGAAGCCAAAGAACGTGACCACCGTAAGTTAGGGAAAGAGCTGGATCTATTCATGATTTCTCAAGAAGTGGGTCAAGGTTTGCCTTTCTGGCTGCCAAATGGTGCGACTGTCCGTCGTGAGTTGGAGCGCTACATCGTTGACAAAGAGTTGGCTTCAGGCTACCAACACGTTTACACTCCGCCTTTGGCTTCTGTGGAGCTCTATAAGACCTCTGGCCACTGGGAGCACTACCAAGAGGATATGTTCCCAACCATGGATATGGGTGATGGAGAAGAGTTTGTTCTTCGTCCCATGAACTGCCCTCACCACATCCAGGTCTACAAACACCATGTTCATTCTTACCGTGAACTGCCAATCCGTATTGCTGAGATTGGCATGATGCACCGTTATGAGAAATCTGGTGCCCTAACTGGTCTTCAACGTGTACGTGAAATGTCCTTGAATGATGGTCACCTTTTTGTAACGCCAGAACAGATTCAAGAAGAATTTCAGCGTGCGCTGCAGTTGATTATCGACGTTTACGCCGACTTCAACTTGACAGAATATCGTTTCCGTCTGTCTCTTCGAGACCCTCAGGATACGCATAAGTATTTTGATAACGATGAGATGTGGGAAAATGCCCAAACCATGCTGCGAGCAGCCTTGGACGAAATGGGTGTGGACTACTTTGAAGCAGAAGGAGAAGCAGCCTTCTACGGTCCGAAACTTGATATCCAGGTTAAAACAGCCCTAGGAAATGAAGAAACTCTGTCAACTATCCAGCTGGACTTCCTCTTGCCAGAGCGTTTTGACCTCAAGTATGTCGGAGCTGACGGTGAAGAGCATCGCCCAGTTATGATTCACCGTGGAGTTATCTCAACCATGGAGCGCTTCACAGCCATCTTGATTGAAAATTATAAGGGTGCCTTCCCGACTTGGCTGGCTCCGCATCAAGTGACCTTGATTCCTGTTTCTAACGAAGCCCATATTGACTATGCTTGGCAAGTGGCTAAAAAGCTGCGCGACAAGGGTGTGCGTGCTGATGTGGATGAGCGCAATGAAAAGATGCAGTACAAGATTCGTGCTTCGCAAACTAGCAAAATTCCTTATCAGCTCATCGTTGGTGACAAGGAAGTAGAAGATGGCACTGTTAATGTACGCCGCTATGGTCAAAAAGAAACACATACAATACCAGTAGACGAATTTGTAGAGCAGATCTTAGC
Protein-coding sequences here:
- the thrS gene encoding threonine--tRNA ligase, yielding MIKITFPDGAVCEFESGVTTFEIAQSISNSLAKKALAGKFNGKLIDTTRAITKDGAIEIVTPEHEDALDILRHSAAHLFAQAARRLFPDIHLGVGPAIQDGFYYDTDNETGQISNEDLPRIEEEMKKIVKENFPSIREEVTKDEAREIFKNDPYKLELIEEHSEDEGGLTIYRQGEYVDLCRGPHVPSTGRIQIFHLLNVAGAYWRGNSDNAMMQRVYGTAWFDKKDLKKYLQMREEAKERDHRKLGKELDLFMISQEVGQGLPFWLPNGATVRRELERYIVDKELASGYQHVYTPPLASVELYKTSGHWEHYQEDMFPTMDMGDGEEFVLRPMNCPHHIQVYKHHVHSYRELPIRIAEIGMMHRYEKSGALTGLQRVREMSLNDGHLFVTPEQIQEEFQRALQLIIDVYADFNLTEYRFRLSLRDPQDTHKYFDNDEMWENAQTMLRAALDEMGVDYFEAEGEAAFYGPKLDIQVKTALGNEETLSTIQLDFLLPERFDLKYVGADGEEHRPVMIHRGVISTMERFTAILIENYKGAFPTWLAPHQVTLIPVSNEAHIDYAWQVAKKLRDKGVRADVDERNEKMQYKIRASQTSKIPYQLIVGDKEVEDGTVNVRRYGQKETHTIPVDEFVEQILADIASKSRVEE